The bacterium genome window below encodes:
- a CDS encoding DUF721 domain-containing protein — translation MKTEKLNSIVNRLLPDMLKQTSKESSDVENKETSVVVNQVPEIRHNDIESAWFQLIEDNFKAHSYVYNVYKDTLVVKIDSSCYLSMFNMKKRELLKKVQEAGFFYIKKIEFKI, via the coding sequence CTAAATTCAATAGTAAATAGATTGTTGCCTGATATGTTGAAGCAAACATCTAAAGAAAGTTCTGATGTTGAAAATAAGGAAACATCGGTTGTTGTGAATCAGGTTCCGGAGATAAGGCATAACGATATTGAAAGCGCTTGGTTTCAACTGATTGAAGATAATTTTAAAGCACATAGTTATGTATACAATGTATATAAAGATACTCTTGTTGTTAAAATAGACAGTAGTTGTTACTTATCTATGTTTAATATGAAAAAAAGAGAGTTGTTAAAGAAGGTTCAAGAAGCAGGATTTTTCTATATCAAAAAAATAGAGTTTAAGATATAA